In a single window of the Syntrophorhabdaceae bacterium genome:
- a CDS encoding site-2 protease family protein, which yields MGLIQLLFRDPLTFVLLVIPLMYSIIIHELAHGWVAYRMGDPTAKWLGRLSLDPRRHLDPFGSIALLIFGFGWAKPVPVNFLNLHDHRRGMIYVSAAGIAANTILAFIAFLIMRVTQDYDLGPLHTMLYFMARVNIMLAAFNLIPVPPLDGSKILMGFLPAEYGHYLERLEPFGMFIILGLLYLGILNPVISLFQGIIIYVIRLFIP from the coding sequence CATACCCCTTATGTACTCCATCATCATCCATGAACTTGCTCACGGATGGGTAGCATACAGGATGGGGGACCCTACGGCAAAATGGCTTGGAAGGCTCAGCCTGGATCCCAGACGACACCTCGACCCCTTCGGCTCCATAGCCCTTCTCATCTTTGGTTTCGGATGGGCAAAACCGGTTCCCGTCAATTTCCTGAACCTGCACGATCACCGGAGGGGCATGATCTACGTCTCCGCAGCCGGCATCGCGGCGAACACGATCCTGGCCTTCATTGCTTTTCTCATTATGCGCGTCACCCAGGATTATGATCTGGGGCCCCTGCATACAATGCTCTATTTCATGGCAAGGGTGAACATAATGCTGGCGGCTTTCAATCTCATCCCTGTGCCGCCCCTTGACGGCTCAAAGATACTCATGGGATTTCTGCCGGCTGAATACGGCCATTATCTGGAACGGCTGGAACCTTTCGGAATGTTCATAATACTCGGTCTTCTCTACCTGGGAATACTCAATCCCGTCATATCCCTGTTCCAGGGGATCATCATTTACGTTATCCGGTTATTCATACCCTGA